From the Lathyrus oleraceus cultivar Zhongwan6 chromosome 4, CAAS_Psat_ZW6_1.0, whole genome shotgun sequence genome, one window contains:
- the LOC127075493 gene encoding 50S ribosomal protein HLP, mitochondrial — MAATFASRCSRVGRSLFGGLSNSSPGLFTTTHEMTCSNYFSQQQRTFIQMRTVLKVVDNSGAKKVMCIHALKGKKGARLGDMIKASVKEAHPNGKVKKGSTVFAVVVRAAMPKGRCDGSEVKFDDNAVVLVDKQGQPIGTRVFGPVPHELRQKKHVKILTLAGHIA; from the exons ATGGCTGCAACCTTTGCTTCCAGATGTTCTCGTG TGGGCCGTTCTCTGTTCGGTGGATTAAGCAACAGTTCCCCTGGTCTATTTACCACGACACATGAGATGACATGCAGCAATTATTTTTCTCAG CAACAGCGAACCTTCATACAGATGAGGACTGTTCTGAAGGTTGTGGACAACTCTGGAGCTAAAAAGGTGATGTGCATACACGCGTTGAAAGGGAAGAAAGGAGCAAGATTAGGTGATATGATAAAAGCATCAGTGAAGGAAGCACATCCTAATGGAAAAGTGAAGAAGGGATCAACTGTATTTGCCGTAGTTGTTCGTGCAGCAATGCCCAAGGGGAGGTGTGATGGCAGTGAGGTCAAGTTTGACGACAATGCTGTCGTCCTTGTTGACAAACAAGGGCAGCCTATTGGGACCAGAGTTTTCGGACCAGTTCCTCATGAGTTGAGGCAGAAGAAGCATGTCAAAATCCTTACCTTAGCGGGGCATATTGCATAG